A region of Hydrogenimonas cancrithermarum DNA encodes the following proteins:
- the miaB gene encoding tRNA (N6-isopentenyl adenosine(37)-C2)-methylthiotransferase MiaB: MGKKFYIETLGCAMNVRDSEHMIAELTRKEGYEATDRLEEADLILINTCSVREKPVNKLFSEIGVFNKRKKEGAKIGVCGCTASHLGEEIIKRAPFVDFVLGARNVSKITQVLHTPKAVEVDIDYDESQYAFGEFRSSPFKAYVNISIGCDKQCTFCIVPHTRGDEVSIPADLLVQEARKAAQSGAKEIFLLGQNVNNYGRRFSGEHPKMNFTDLLRRISEIEEVERIRFTSPHPLHMDDEFLEEFARNPKICKSMHMPLQSGSSRILKAMKRGYTKEWFLDRAAKLRAMVPDVSISTDIIVAFPGESDEDFEDTMDVIEQVRFEQIFSFKYSPRPLTPAKDYEGQVPDEVGSERLARLQARHNEMLDEMKSGRIGKVYEVYFEELRPGGKVAGRTDNNWLVQVEGSEELLGRIVPVKITETNRLSSQGVVVA, from the coding sequence ATGGGTAAAAAGTTTTATATCGAGACGCTCGGATGCGCGATGAATGTGCGTGACAGCGAGCATATGATCGCCGAACTGACACGAAAAGAGGGGTATGAGGCAACCGACAGGCTCGAAGAGGCGGACCTCATTCTCATCAATACCTGCAGCGTGCGCGAAAAACCGGTCAACAAGCTTTTCAGCGAAATTGGAGTTTTCAACAAGCGCAAGAAAGAGGGTGCGAAAATCGGTGTCTGCGGCTGTACGGCGAGCCATCTGGGCGAAGAGATCATCAAGCGTGCGCCGTTTGTCGATTTCGTTCTGGGGGCGAGGAACGTCAGCAAGATCACCCAAGTGCTGCACACCCCAAAAGCGGTCGAAGTCGATATCGATTACGATGAAAGCCAGTATGCGTTCGGCGAGTTTCGAAGTTCGCCTTTCAAGGCATACGTCAACATTTCGATCGGATGCGACAAGCAGTGTACCTTCTGCATCGTTCCGCATACGCGCGGCGACGAAGTCTCCATCCCGGCCGATCTGCTCGTTCAAGAGGCGCGCAAAGCGGCGCAAAGCGGCGCCAAAGAGATCTTTCTGCTGGGCCAAAACGTCAACAATTACGGCCGGCGTTTCAGCGGCGAGCATCCGAAGATGAATTTTACCGACCTGCTGCGCCGCATCAGCGAGATCGAGGAGGTGGAGCGCATTCGCTTCACGTCGCCGCACCCGCTGCATATGGACGACGAGTTTCTCGAAGAGTTCGCCCGCAACCCCAAGATCTGTAAATCGATGCATATGCCGCTTCAGAGCGGTTCGTCGCGCATTCTCAAGGCGATGAAGCGCGGCTACACGAAAGAGTGGTTTCTCGACCGTGCGGCGAAACTGCGGGCCATGGTCCCCGACGTTTCGATCAGTACCGACATCATCGTCGCGTTTCCGGGCGAAAGCGACGAGGATTTCGAAGATACGATGGATGTGATCGAACAGGTTCGGTTCGAGCAGATCTTCAGCTTCAAATACTCTCCGAGGCCTTTGACACCGGCGAAAGATTACGAAGGCCAGGTACCCGACGAGGTCGGTTCGGAGCGTCTGGCACGTCTTCAGGCACGCCACAACGAAATGCTCGACGAGATGAAAAGCGGACGCATCGGCAAAGTCTATGAAGTCTACTTCGAAGAGTTGCGTCCCGGCGGAAAAGTGGCGGGGCGTACGGATAACAACTGGCTTGTTCAGGTGGAAGGGAGCGAAGAGCTTCTTGGCCGAATCGTTCCGGTGAAGATCACCGAAACGAACCGCCTCTCGAGCCAGGGAGTGGTGGTTGCGTAA
- the nusA gene encoding transcription termination factor NusA codes for MEKIIDIIDSIAHEKGLPPESAKEAFKTAVIQTAKRVICENCDFEVEIDEKHKHYNLYQKITVVENGDPRLVDEPDKYISLEEAKELDPDVELGDELTSEVNLEDYGRSAAAALYHEIEYHIQRFVEEQMFNKYKAMIGTIVNGPVTRVDSEQNTYIEIDEVRAVLPKRNRIKGESFRVGDTIKGILRYVGIDKKFGIHLEISRTMPKFLEELLRQEVPEIADGLVVIEKSARIPGERAKVALTATSPRVDPVGATVGVRGVRINAVSQELHGENIDCIEYSPIPEIFVARALSPAIISSVKIEEDKAIVTLPSDQKSKAIGKSGINIRLASMLTGYQIELNEIASTSAPSAEGGTEEEAQINPDALKALFGE; via the coding sequence ATGGAAAAAATTATCGATATTATCGACTCTATTGCCCATGAAAAGGGCCTGCCGCCCGAATCTGCCAAAGAGGCGTTCAAAACGGCGGTGATTCAGACCGCGAAACGTGTCATCTGCGAAAACTGCGACTTCGAAGTCGAAATCGACGAAAAGCACAAGCACTACAACCTTTATCAAAAGATCACGGTCGTAGAAAACGGCGACCCGAGACTGGTCGATGAACCGGACAAATACATCTCCCTCGAAGAAGCCAAAGAACTCGACCCGGACGTCGAACTTGGAGACGAACTGACAAGCGAAGTGAATCTCGAAGATTACGGACGCAGCGCCGCAGCGGCTCTCTATCACGAGATCGAGTATCACATTCAACGCTTCGTCGAAGAGCAGATGTTCAACAAATACAAAGCGATGATCGGCACGATCGTCAACGGCCCGGTCACGCGCGTCGACAGCGAGCAGAACACCTATATCGAGATCGACGAAGTTCGGGCGGTACTGCCCAAGCGTAACCGCATCAAGGGCGAATCGTTCCGCGTCGGCGACACGATCAAAGGCATTTTGCGCTACGTCGGCATCGACAAAAAGTTCGGTATCCACCTCGAGATCTCCCGAACCATGCCGAAATTTCTCGAAGAGCTGCTGCGCCAGGAGGTCCCGGAGATCGCCGACGGCCTGGTCGTCATCGAAAAGTCGGCACGAATACCCGGCGAGCGGGCCAAAGTGGCACTTACCGCCACCAGCCCGCGTGTCGACCCTGTCGGTGCCACCGTTGGCGTACGCGGCGTGCGCATCAATGCCGTCAGCCAGGAGCTGCATGGTGAAAACATCGACTGCATCGAATACTCTCCGATTCCGGAGATCTTCGTCGCCAGAGCGCTCAGTCCCGCCATCATCAGCAGCGTCAAGATCGAAGAAGACAAAGCGATCGTCACGCTGCCGAGCGACCAGAAGTCCAAAGCGATCGGCAAGAGCGGCATCAACATCCGTCTCGCATCGATGCTGACCGGCTACCAGATCGAACTCAACGAGATCGCTTCGACGTCGGCACCATCTGCAGAAGGCGGTACCGAAGAGGAAGCCCAAATCAACCCGGACGCACTCAAAGCACTCTTCGGGGAGTAG
- a CDS encoding ABC transporter permease: MSLFIRKLLYIGGMLGLISLISFLAIHAAPNSFFAAGELNPNITKESIEHLKAIYGLDRPLWEQYVRWVWALLHLDFGLSFASGNSVSSEIASRIPITLTMNIVSMLFIFFISLRLGIKAALKAQSPADRAIKQLSLVSFAMPSFYLALLLILFLSLKLGWFPISGLQSIEPKEGLMKWFDYAWHLAIPIFVMVFGGIGGLTMYVRSLTLEILKSDYIFFAKARGIDDKNIRKRFIMPNLMPSIVTILGLSLPGLIGGSVIIESIFSINGMGLLFYQSALSRDYPVIMGILIITAFLTLLGNVLADLALWRLNPYAKRG, translated from the coding sequence ATGTCTCTTTTCATCCGTAAACTCCTTTACATCGGCGGGATGCTCGGGCTCATTTCGCTCATCTCATTTCTCGCCATACACGCCGCGCCTAACAGTTTTTTCGCGGCAGGAGAGCTCAACCCCAACATCACCAAAGAGTCGATCGAGCATCTGAAGGCGATCTACGGCCTCGACAGGCCGCTGTGGGAGCAGTATGTCCGCTGGGTCTGGGCGCTGCTGCATCTCGATTTCGGCCTCTCGTTCGCCAGTGGCAACAGTGTCAGCAGCGAGATCGCTTCGCGCATTCCCATAACCTTGACGATGAATATCGTTTCCATGCTGTTCATTTTTTTCATTTCGCTTCGTCTTGGTATCAAGGCGGCGCTGAAAGCGCAGAGTCCGGCGGACAGAGCCATCAAACAGCTCTCTTTGGTCAGTTTCGCGATGCCCTCTTTCTACCTCGCACTTCTGCTCATTCTCTTTCTCTCCCTCAAGCTCGGTTGGTTTCCCATCAGCGGGTTGCAGAGTATCGAACCCAAAGAGGGTCTGATGAAGTGGTTCGACTACGCATGGCACCTCGCCATCCCCATCTTCGTCATGGTCTTTGGAGGGATCGGCGGTTTGACGATGTATGTGAGATCTTTGACGCTGGAGATTTTGAAAAGCGATTACATCTTTTTCGCCAAGGCCCGAGGCATCGACGACAAAAATATCCGAAAGCGGTTTATCATGCCGAATCTCATGCCTTCGATTGTCACGATCCTCGGTCTTTCTTTGCCGGGGCTTATCGGCGGCAGCGTCATCATCGAATCGATCTTCTCGATCAACGGGATGGGGCTGCTTTTCTATCAGTCGGCACTGAGCCGGGATTATCCGGTGATTATGGGGATTTTGATCATTACGGCATTTCTGACGCTGCTCGGAAACGTTCTGGCCGATTTGGCACTTTGGAGACTCAATCCGTATGCGAAGAGGGGATGA
- the tilS gene encoding tRNA lysidine(34) synthetase TilS translates to MLEPEALDRLERGKNLLAFSAGIDSTALYHLLKAEKIPFDIALVNYKTRGQSDEEQAYAEKLAALDRKRAFTLVQPLSGGDFERQARSVRYAFFEKLMEEHGYDNLITAHQLDDLLEWGLMQLCKGCGVAEFVGMQPVEKRRHYTLVRPLLFTPKQRLLSYLKEHAIRYFIDESNIDTRFRRNRFRQEAAAFLMRECSDGIARSFRYMLEDKGALLPEPAILFRHHALTLLTRPFEDTQAIRQIDRVLKENGYILSKAQKDEILEKKSVVVGGKWVVELESERIWIAPRREAMMPKPFKERCRVAKIPKKVRPYLFETDGLDALLSFFSS, encoded by the coding sequence ATGTTGGAGCCTGAAGCCCTCGATCGGCTTGAAAGAGGCAAGAATCTGCTCGCCTTTTCGGCAGGCATCGATTCGACGGCGCTCTACCACCTCCTGAAAGCGGAAAAGATCCCTTTCGATATCGCACTCGTCAACTACAAAACACGCGGCCAAAGCGATGAAGAGCAAGCGTATGCCGAAAAACTCGCCGCACTCGACCGAAAAAGAGCCTTCACGCTGGTGCAGCCACTCTCGGGCGGCGATTTCGAGCGGCAGGCGCGCAGTGTCCGTTACGCCTTTTTCGAAAAACTCATGGAAGAACACGGCTACGACAACCTCATCACGGCCCACCAGCTCGACGACCTGCTCGAATGGGGATTGATGCAACTCTGCAAGGGGTGCGGGGTAGCCGAATTCGTGGGAATGCAACCGGTCGAGAAACGCCGGCACTATACGCTGGTCAGGCCGCTCCTTTTTACGCCGAAACAGAGACTTCTGAGTTACCTGAAAGAGCATGCCATACGCTACTTCATCGATGAAAGCAACATCGACACCCGCTTCAGACGAAACCGCTTCAGACAGGAGGCCGCCGCCTTTTTGATGCGCGAATGCAGTGACGGAATCGCCCGCAGTTTCAGATACATGCTCGAAGACAAAGGAGCACTGCTTCCGGAACCGGCGATTCTCTTTCGACACCACGCGCTGACCCTTTTAACGCGCCCATTCGAAGATACGCAGGCCATTCGGCAGATCGATAGGGTATTGAAAGAGAACGGTTACATTCTCTCGAAAGCACAGAAAGATGAAATTCTCGAAAAAAAATCGGTCGTGGTCGGCGGAAAATGGGTTGTGGAACTGGAGTCGGAAAGAATCTGGATCGCCCCCCGAAGAGAGGCTATGATGCCCAAACCATTCAAAGAGAGGTGCAGAGTCGCGAAAATTCCAAAGAAGGTCCGTCCCTACCTCTTCGAAACCGATGGGCTGGACGCATTGCTCTCTTTTTTCTCCTCATAA
- a CDS encoding DUF481 domain-containing protein, which translates to MKRVALIALAGCSLWAAEPAGTFKQSVELGYIGSTGNTDSQSFNGVYKNDYQYDEKTDMHTKVDILYGEKSGEKSDERYRLFYDVNHYYNGDVFTYGEASALRNTFEGYNQQYNFGAGLGYNIFKDEKQFLKGKAGLQYRRSNFTDEPSDNFYYLKGGLDYTYNMTNDNQFTAKWDVLDNLKRVKDVETVIDLGLKILIVDKLSFRLGFELKYDNVPPVGKKKTDTTTTAGIVYSF; encoded by the coding sequence ATGAAAAGAGTGGCGCTAATCGCATTGGCAGGGTGTTCTTTATGGGCGGCAGAGCCGGCGGGAACCTTCAAGCAGTCGGTCGAACTGGGATACATCGGTTCGACGGGCAATACCGACAGCCAGTCCTTCAACGGTGTCTATAAAAACGACTACCAATACGACGAAAAGACGGACATGCATACGAAAGTGGATATCCTCTACGGTGAAAAGAGCGGAGAGAAGAGCGACGAGCGCTATCGACTCTTTTACGATGTCAACCACTACTACAACGGCGACGTTTTCACCTACGGCGAAGCGTCCGCTCTCAGAAATACGTTCGAGGGGTACAACCAGCAGTATAACTTCGGTGCCGGTCTCGGTTACAACATTTTCAAAGATGAGAAGCAGTTTCTCAAAGGCAAGGCGGGTCTGCAGTATCGACGTAGCAACTTCACGGACGAGCCATCCGACAACTTCTACTATCTCAAAGGCGGACTCGACTATACCTACAACATGACCAACGACAATCAGTTTACGGCCAAATGGGATGTTTTGGACAACTTGAAACGGGTCAAAGATGTCGAAACCGTCATCGATCTCGGATTGAAGATACTGATTGTCGACAAACTGTCGTTCCGCCTCGGGTTCGAGCTCAAATACGACAATGTCCCGCCTGTCGGAAAGAAAAAAACCGATACGACGACGACGGCAGGCATCGTCTACAGCTTCTAA
- the rimO gene encoding 30S ribosomal protein S12 methylthiotransferase RimO gives MNKKLHIVSLGCTKNLVDTEVMLGRLKRFEMTDTPDEADVIIVNTCGFIDAAKEESIQTVLDLHEKRKEDSVLVMAGCLSERYKSELQKEMPEVDIFTGVGDYDKIDELIVKRQSRFTPHVFLADENHERVVTGSRSHAYIKLAEGCNQTCSFCAIPGFKGKLHSRTLESVVKEVKHLVDRGFFDFSFISQDSSSYLRDLGTDDGLIELIGAIEGVEGVKSARILYLYPSTTSPELIETIAASKVFQNYFDMPIQHIDPRVLKTMKRGIGSDKIKTLLNAMKAVPESFVRTSVIVGFPTETEEEFQALCDYIGDFGFDRVNIFEYSDEEGTSAFELTPKIDAETIHKRAEKLGKIVKKSTEASLRKMVGKRVEMIVEGPSEEHDFLLSARPLLWAPEIDGEVLINDSEIEGVTFGNAYPVEVTELVGRQLLGRIVAD, from the coding sequence ATGAACAAAAAATTGCATATCGTCTCTTTGGGATGCACCAAAAACCTTGTCGATACCGAAGTGATGCTGGGCCGGCTGAAAAGATTCGAGATGACCGATACACCCGATGAAGCCGATGTCATCATCGTCAACACCTGCGGATTCATCGATGCGGCGAAAGAGGAGAGCATCCAGACCGTACTCGATCTTCACGAAAAGCGGAAAGAGGACTCCGTTCTCGTGATGGCGGGATGCCTCAGCGAACGCTACAAATCCGAACTGCAAAAAGAGATGCCGGAGGTGGATATCTTCACGGGTGTCGGCGACTACGACAAAATCGACGAACTGATCGTCAAACGCCAGAGCCGTTTCACGCCGCACGTCTTTCTGGCCGACGAAAACCACGAACGTGTCGTCACCGGATCGCGTTCGCACGCTTACATCAAACTCGCGGAAGGGTGCAACCAGACCTGCAGTTTCTGCGCCATTCCCGGTTTCAAGGGCAAACTTCACTCCCGTACGCTCGAAAGCGTCGTCAAAGAGGTGAAACACCTCGTCGACCGGGGTTTCTTCGACTTCAGTTTCATCTCTCAAGATTCCAGCAGCTATCTGCGCGACCTCGGGACCGATGACGGGCTCATCGAACTGATCGGGGCGATCGAAGGGGTCGAAGGCGTCAAGAGCGCACGTATCCTCTACCTCTATCCAAGCACCACCTCGCCGGAACTGATCGAGACGATCGCCGCTTCGAAAGTTTTTCAGAACTATTTCGACATGCCGATCCAACATATCGATCCACGTGTGCTCAAAACGATGAAACGGGGCATCGGGAGCGACAAGATCAAAACGCTCCTGAACGCCATGAAAGCCGTACCGGAGAGCTTTGTACGCACCAGTGTCATCGTCGGCTTCCCGACCGAAACCGAAGAGGAGTTTCAGGCGCTGTGCGACTATATCGGAGATTTCGGTTTCGATCGTGTCAACATTTTCGAATATTCCGATGAAGAGGGGACGAGCGCTTTCGAACTGACGCCGAAGATCGATGCCGAGACCATCCACAAACGCGCCGAAAAACTTGGAAAGATCGTCAAAAAGAGCACCGAAGCGTCCTTGCGAAAAATGGTCGGAAAAAGAGTCGAGATGATCGTCGAAGGCCCCAGTGAAGAACACGACTTTCTCCTTTCGGCCCGGCCACTTCTGTGGGCCCCGGAGATCGATGGAGAAGTACTGATCAACGACAGCGAAATCGAAGGTGTGACATTCGGAAACGCTTACCCTGTCGAAGTGACCGAACTGGTAGGGCGACAGCTTCTCGGGCGCATCGTCGCCGACTGA
- a CDS encoding HP0268 family nuclease yields MELKAARTELNAKPKTISVEKIEKELEKDGQKIFYFDRENSHKDLMEMVEHFEEKGYSVYFREIRYGLDENDYLYEVHILA; encoded by the coding sequence ATGGAACTGAAAGCGGCACGTACCGAACTGAATGCAAAACCGAAAACGATCAGCGTCGAGAAGATCGAAAAAGAACTCGAAAAAGATGGCCAGAAGATTTTCTATTTCGACCGCGAAAACTCCCATAAAGATCTCATGGAGATGGTGGAGCATTTCGAAGAGAAGGGCTACAGTGTCTACTTCCGGGAGATCCGTTACGGACTGGACGAGAACGACTACCTTTACGAGGTGCATATCCTGGCGTAA
- a CDS encoding ATP-binding protein, with amino-acid sequence MLQEARELQQLLLQKKIASYKRYFFDKIDFDRLTGIIGARGVGKTTFLLQYIKESKIPKHKKLYISADSITIDSLFDLALAFSKEQGDLLVIDEIHKYPGFETELKKIYDFLDLQVIFSGSSALKIDNAKADLSRRAVIYEIEGLSFREFIELKSGMKLPSFSLEDILQNHIEIATDLLDKFNKTTLFQEYLQFGYYPFYFDKKSNYYLKLNETINTVLEVDIPSIFNIEYQNIRNLKKLIRLICEWQPYTPNIKELLAKMEMGEDYRSLYRYLEYLNGAKILKVIRAKSKGDNIFTKPEKIYLNNTNLHYSYCDKAQIGTIREVFFASMLFEHTLSIPKKGDFLVDDTYLFEIGGKRKSFKQIKDMENSFVAADDIEIGSGNKIPLWLFGFLY; translated from the coding sequence ATGTTGCAAGAGGCAAGAGAATTACAACAGCTACTTCTACAAAAAAAAATAGCAAGTTATAAACGATACTTCTTCGATAAAATTGATTTCGACAGATTGACAGGCATTATTGGAGCCAGAGGGGTTGGTAAAACCACTTTCCTTTTGCAATATATCAAAGAGTCAAAAATACCAAAGCACAAAAAGTTATATATCAGTGCCGACTCCATTACTATAGATTCTTTGTTCGATTTGGCACTTGCTTTTTCCAAAGAGCAAGGAGATCTTTTGGTCATCGATGAAATCCATAAATATCCAGGCTTTGAAACCGAACTAAAAAAGATATACGACTTTTTGGATCTGCAGGTGATCTTTAGTGGCAGTAGTGCCCTAAAAATAGATAATGCAAAAGCAGACCTTAGCAGAAGGGCAGTCATTTATGAAATTGAGGGACTTAGTTTCAGGGAGTTTATAGAATTAAAAAGCGGCATGAAACTGCCGAGTTTTAGCTTGGAGGACATCTTACAAAACCACATCGAAATAGCTACCGATTTATTAGACAAATTTAATAAAACAACTCTCTTTCAAGAGTATTTGCAATTTGGTTATTACCCATTTTATTTCGATAAAAAAAGCAACTACTATTTAAAGCTCAATGAAACGATAAACACCGTTTTAGAGGTGGATATTCCATCGATTTTCAACATCGAGTATCAAAATATACGAAATCTAAAAAAGCTCATAAGACTCATATGCGAGTGGCAACCATATACCCCAAACATCAAAGAGCTCCTTGCAAAAATGGAGATGGGTGAAGATTACAGAAGCCTCTATCGATATTTGGAGTATCTCAACGGAGCCAAAATTTTAAAAGTGATAAGAGCCAAAAGCAAAGGAGACAATATTTTTACCAAACCGGAAAAAATTTACCTAAACAATACAAACTTACACTACAGCTATTGCGACAAAGCTCAAATTGGCACAATAAGAGAAGTGTTTTTCGCAAGTATGCTGTTTGAGCACACACTCTCAATTCCCAAAAAAGGTGATTTTTTAGTAGATGATACATACCTGTTTGAGATAGGAGGCAAACGTAAAAGTTTCAAGCAGATAAAAGATATGGAAAACTCTTTTGTGGCAGCCGATGACATAGAAATAGGCTCTGGCAACAAAATTCCTCTCTGGCTGTTTGGGTTTTTATATTGA
- a CDS encoding DUF3157 family protein, translating to MKRLFLLLLTSLPLLASQYATLKDGTKIILKDDGTWEKVEIIPENAVDATKVSPLAEKIIKALQGKWSSKDGKIAYCFQGNRVTFTKDGKSKTESFKIENIEPDTLRFHLNAGETTKMGFFSVGGFTRYLKLSKDHATLLDRSETFPVTLHKVQ from the coding sequence GTGAAAAGGCTGTTTTTACTTCTTCTAACTTCGCTGCCATTACTCGCAAGCCAATACGCCACACTGAAAGACGGTACCAAAATCATTTTGAAAGATGACGGGACATGGGAAAAAGTGGAAATCATTCCGGAAAACGCTGTCGATGCGACCAAGGTAAGCCCCCTTGCGGAAAAGATCATCAAGGCGTTACAGGGCAAATGGAGCTCGAAAGATGGGAAGATTGCCTATTGTTTCCAGGGCAACAGGGTCACTTTCACAAAAGATGGGAAATCGAAAACAGAATCTTTCAAAATCGAAAATATCGAGCCCGATACATTGAGATTCCATCTCAACGCCGGTGAAACGACGAAAATGGGCTTCTTTTCGGTCGGTGGATTTACACGATATCTGAAACTTTCCAAAGATCATGCAACGCTTCTCGACCGGTCGGAAACATTTCCCGTAACACTTCACAAAGTGCAGTAA
- a CDS encoding lysophospholipid acyltransferase family protein — MWFLYLTARKRWHFKGEFPDSPVVIAFWHGELLMAPFIYAKLGTSRKLNIMISDHFDGEIVARLTRLLGMKTIRGSSRKGAVKALISAIKAVKEEGEHVGITPDGPRGPRHSVSDGAVVIAQKAGIPIVIVNVRPQTYWQAGSWDRFTVPKPFSAIDFYISEPIDVTGMDKGAAKKMLRERMLEHAVE; from the coding sequence ATGTGGTTTTTGTATCTCACCGCCAGAAAGCGGTGGCACTTCAAGGGCGAATTTCCGGATTCACCCGTCGTGATCGCCTTTTGGCATGGCGAACTGCTGATGGCCCCTTTTATCTACGCCAAACTCGGAACTTCTCGAAAACTCAATATCATGATCAGTGACCATTTCGACGGTGAGATCGTCGCGCGCCTGACCCGGTTGCTTGGAATGAAAACGATCCGCGGTTCATCGCGCAAAGGGGCGGTCAAAGCGCTCATTTCGGCCATCAAGGCGGTGAAGGAAGAGGGCGAGCATGTCGGTATCACCCCGGACGGTCCGAGAGGTCCGCGCCATTCGGTCTCCGATGGTGCCGTCGTTATTGCGCAAAAAGCGGGCATTCCCATCGTGATCGTCAATGTCCGTCCCCAAACGTATTGGCAGGCGGGCAGCTGGGACAGATTTACCGTTCCCAAACCCTTTTCGGCGATCGACTTCTATATCTCCGAGCCGATCGATGTCACCGGAATGGACAAAGGTGCCGCCAAGAAAATGTTGCGCGAAAGGATGTTGGAACATGCAGTCGAGTAG